In Xyrauchen texanus isolate HMW12.3.18 chromosome 45, RBS_HiC_50CHRs, whole genome shotgun sequence, a single window of DNA contains:
- the LOC127637190 gene encoding pleckstrin homology-like domain family A member 1, with protein MLESGGVKVLKEGVLEKRSDGLLQLWKKKRCVLTEDGLMLHPPKQHHDHHQHHHDTGCKVKELHFANMKTVDCVERKGKYVYFTVVMSEGREIDFRCPQDEGWNAEITLQMVQYKNRQAILAVKSSRQKQQLLVVSAQKMVRNAQ; from the coding sequence ATGCTCGAGTCCGGCGGCGTAAAGGTGCTCAAGGAGGGCGTGCTGGAGAAGCGCAGCGACGGGCTGCTGCAGCTGTGGAAGAAGAAGCGCTGCGTGCTCACCGAGGACGGACTGATGCTTCACCCGCCCAAACAACACCACGACCACCATCAGCACCACCACGACACCGGCTGCAAGGTGAAGGAGCTCCACTTCGCCAACATGAAGACCGTGGACTGCGTCGAGAGGAAGGGCAAGTACGTGTACTTCACGGTGGTGATGTCGGAGGGCCGGGAGATTGACTTCAGGTGCCCGCAGGACGAGGGCTGGAACGCGGAGATCACTTTGCAGATGGTCCAGTACAAGAACCGACAAGCCATCCTGGCGGTCAAATCCAGCCGCCAGAAGCAGCAGCTGCTCGTGGTGTCCGCGCAAAAGATGGTCCGAAACGCGCAATAG